From the genome of Carassius auratus strain Wakin unplaced genomic scaffold, ASM336829v1 scaf_tig00215878, whole genome shotgun sequence, one region includes:
- the myofl gene encoding myoferlin yields the protein MLKVVVESAKGIPKKTLGIPDPIAGIIFKGEKKKTKAIDKELNPVWNEIIEFDLKGTPLDSSSFIDVVVKDYETIGKDKFIGSAKISLKELAAGQTRSLPSKNIPLINEKKQEIGATISLTIGYEPPASTVPNPNDQNMGDGQTGETAVGEEEKGVDSDEDAGYVAEPGAPGVSPSGQPKKMVRTTRKRQRTLANKPQDFQIRIRVIEGRQLPGNNIKPVVKASVCGQTHRTRIRRGNNPFFDEIFFYNVNMLPSELFDESIMIRVYNAYSLRADSLVGEFKLDVGYVYDEPGHAIMRKWLLLSDLDDSVSGARGYLKVSMFIVGTGDEPPVEKQEATEEQDDIESNLLLPAGVALRCATLSLKIYRAEDMPQMDDAFAQTVKNIFGGTDDKKNLVDPFLEVSFAGKKVTTKQMLLMLIIVEKNANPEWNQLIHLQVKFPSMCERIKLTVFDWDRLSRNDVIGTTFLNLTKIASSGGEIEESPSENGLPPSFNVDTTESEVGFLPAFGPCYVNLYGSPREFTGLLDPYEDLNYGKGEGVAYRGRILIELSTQLDDKTDKKVEDISNDDILVAQKYQRRRKYSLCAVFHSASMLQEPGEPIQFEVSIGNYGNKQDSTCKPLASTTQFSCAVFDGNHYYYLPWADSKPVVILTSFWEDINHRMDAVNIILYISDRLQSNIVSLKTALLAKVSDSRLAEIWLKLITQLIDDLSSYQLPNLEGKSNLTELDIQIKNLRDKTLAGVKEAAIRMREEAVDVRATMPDIEDWLERLQQITEEPQNSMPDVIIWMLRGEKRVAYARIPANQVLYSTHSEQAVGKYCGRMQSIFMQYPMDKNKGLKIPVQLRVNMWLGLSAHEKNFNSFAEGTFSVYAEMYENQAQVFGKWGTTGLVGRHKFSDVTGKVKLKQERFLPPLSWEWEGDWLIAPERCLLTEADAGHSEFTDEVYQNETRFPGGEWKPATEPFTDVNGEKAQKPQEFECPPGWIWEDDWNFDSNRAVDEKGWEYGVTIPPDDKPRSWVAAEKMYHIHRRKRLVRPRRKISDAPTTEKKDIGEGWEYSSLIGWKFHRKERSSDTFRRRRWRRKMAPAERVGASAIFNLEGALGIDDDEKGSKKDTTKLFGANTPTVFCRFDKSFIYHLRVYVYQAKNLLPMDKDSFSDPYVHVSFLHVSKTTEIIKSSLNPTWDQTLIFDDIEIYGDPRTIANNPPSVVLEVYDNDQVGKDEPMGRCTCLPVVKLNPATTLTPKLLWFPITVKGRNAGEMLVAAELLLKDKANDVNLPLVPPRRGENLYMVPQGIRPVVQLTAVEILTWGLRNMKAYQLAAVSSPSLIVECGGQTVQTAIIKNIKKNPNFPSSILFLKVLLPKDEIYTPPIVIKVIDHRPFGRKPVVGQCTINSLEEFRCDPYISTVEVAMSAKVAMMASAPRDVVIDMGDRMPSPSKQEEDTVDWWSKFYASINENEKCGPYLQKGYDTLTVSFNTELEAVPEFRGLTDFCTTFKLQRGKTEDEEEDPSVVGEFKGSFRMYPLSDDPNVSDPPRQFRELPESCPQECLVRIHIIRCLDLQPKDNNGMCDPYIKISLGKKIIDDRDHYKPNTLNPEFGRVFELSGYIPQDKDLKISIYDYDLLSADEKVGETIIDLENRLLSRFGSHCGIPKSYCVSGVNQWRDQLKPSQILQNLARMRGIPAPQIADDGSFLSFGGRDYRLDELEANKTIHPHLGPPKERICLHVLRRQGLVPEHVETRTLYSTYQPTLSQGKIQMWVEIFPKSHGIPGPLCDITPRKPKKYFLRVIVWNTTEVILDETSITGENMSDIYVKGWMQGMEEDKQKTDVHYRSLDGDGNFNWRFVFGFDYLPAEQLCMVSRKEHFWNLDKTEFRIPPKLIIQIWDNDKFSLDDYLGTVELDMLHLIPPAKTAEKCSLSMLTQTGKNVTPTSLFSQKSVRGWWPCAMEEDGKRILAGKVEMTLEVVEEKEAEERPAGKGRDEPNMNPKLDPPNRPDTSFLWFTNPCKSMKFIIWRRYRCLFIGLIVLILVILFIGIFLYSLPNYISMKIVKPY from the exons gtgaaaaaaagaaaacaaaagccaTTGACAAAGAATTAAATCCTGTGTGGAATGAG ATTATTGAGTTTGATTTGAAAGGTACCCCACTGGATTCCTCTTCATTCATTGATGTGGTTGTGAAAGACTATGAAACCATTGGAAAAGACAA ATTTATTGGTTCGGCAAAGATCTCTCTTAAAGAACTGGCTGCTGGTCAGACCAGATCTCTTCCTTCCAAGAATATTCCTCTGATTAATGAGAAGAAACAGGAAATTGGG GCAACTATCAGTTTAACGATCGGTTATGAGCCTCCTGCAAGTACTGTCCCGAACccaaatgatcaaaacatgggAGATGGCCAAACCGGAGAAACTGCAG TTGGTGAAGAGGAGAAAGGTGTTGATAGTGATGAAGATGCAGGTTATGTGGCTGAGCCAGGGGCACCTGGAGTTTCTCCTTCTGGACAGCCAAAAAAGATGGTCCGTACAACTCGCAAGCGACAAAGAACTTTGGCCAACAAACCCCAAGATTTCCAG ATCCGTATTCGAGTAATTGAGGGTCGGCAGTTACCCGGCAATAACATAAAGCCAGTCGTCAAAGCAAGTGTGTGTGGACAGACACACAGAACGAGGATCCGAAGAGGAAACAATCCATTCTTTGATGAG ATTTTCTTCTACAATGTCAACATGTTGCCTTCTGAACTTTTTGATGAGAGCATCATGATTCGG GTGTATAATGCCTACTCCCTTAGAGCAGACAGTCTTGTTGGGGAGTTTAAG CTGGATGTTGGCTATGTCTATGATGAGCCTG GCCATGCAATCATGAGGAAATGGTTACTGCTAAGTGACCTTGATGATTCAGTCTCTGGAGCCAGAGGTTACCTGAAAGTCAGTATGTTCATAGTAGGCACCGGAGACGAGCCACCG GTGGAAAAGCAAGAAGCCACTGAGGAACAGGATGACATTGAAAGTAACTTGCTGCTGCCAGCTGGAGTCGCTTTACGATGTGCTACGCTGAGTCTAAAAATCTACCGTGCTGAAGACATGCCACAAA TGGATGATGCATTTGCCCAGACAGTAAAGAACATATTTGGTGGAACAGATGATAAGAAAAATTTGGTGGATCCTTTTTTAGAAGTCAGTTTTGCTGGCAAAAAGGTGACAACAAAACAGATGTTATTGAtgcttatt ATCGTAGAGAAGAATGCCAATCCAGAGTGGAATCAGCTGATTCACCTGCAGGTTAAG TTCCCATCAATGTGTGAACGCATCAAACTTACTGTATTTGACTG GGATCGGCTGTCAAGGAATGATGTTATTGGGACCACATTCCTTAATCTGACGAAAATAGCATCATCTGGGGGCGAAATTGAGG AATCACCCTCAGAAAATGGACTGCCTCCTTCCTTTAATG tggacaCCACAGAATCTGAGGTTGGATTTCTTCCGGCTTTTGGGCCTTGTTATGTTAACCTTTATGGAAGTCCAAGAGAATTTACTGGTCTACTTGACCCATACGAGGATCTGAATTATGGCAAG ggtgAAGGGGTGGCGTATCGGGGGAGGATTCTGATCGAGCTCTCCACTCAACTCGATGACAAAACTGACAAGAAAGTGGAAGACATTTCAAACGATGACATTCTGGTGGCACAG AAGTACCAGCGGAGAAGGAAATATTCCTTATGTGCCGTGTTCCACAGTGCCTCCATGCTTCAGGAGCCTGGAGAACCCATTCAGTTCGAGGTCAGCATTGGAAACTATGGAAATAAACAGGACTCCACATGCAAACCTCTGGCCTCCACCACTCAGTTTAGCTGTGCTGTTTTTGATG GTAATCACTATTATTACTTGCCCTGGGCTGATTCTAAGCCTGTTGTTATCCTCACATCTTTCTGGGAGGACATAAATCACCGTATGGATGCGGTGAACATCATTCTCTACATTTCTGACCGACTG CAATCCAACATTGTCTCTCTGAAGACGGCGCTCCTGGCTAAAGTGTCTGACTCTCGCCTGGCTGAGATTTGGCTGAAACTTATCACCCAACTCATCGATGACCTTTCCAG TTACCAGCTACCAAATTTGGAGGGCAAGTCGAATCTTACAGAGCTTGATATTCAGATCAAGAATCTGCGGGACAAAACCTTGGCCGGGGTCAAAGAGGCGGCCATTCGCATGAGGGAGGAGGCCGTTGATGTTAGAGCCACAATGCCTGATATAGAGGACTGGCTGGAGCGACTACAGCAGATCACAGAGGAG CCTCAGAACAGTATGCCTGATGTTATCATATGGATGCTAAGAGGAGAGAAACGAGTGGCCTACGCCCGAATCCCAGCCAATCAGGTTCTCTACTCCACCCACAGCGAGCAGGCTGTCGGCAAGTACTGCGGCAGGATGCAAAGCATCTTCATGCAG TACCCAATGGACAAAAACAAAGGCCTCAAGATCCCTGTGCAGCTGCGTGTGAACATGTGGTTGGGTCTGTCTGCACATGAGAAGAATTTCAACAGCTTTGCAGAGGGAACATTCAGTGTGTATGCAGAGATG TACGAGAATCAGGCTCAGGTTTTTGGGAAGTGGGGAACCACAGGTCTGGTTGGCCGACATAAGTTTTCGGACGTGACAGGAAAAGTAAAACTGAAGCAGGAACGTTTCCTGCCGCCCCTGAGCTGGGAGTGGGAAGGAGACTGGTTGATTGCCCCCGAGCGCTG TCTGCTTACAGAGGCTGATGCAGGACATTCTGAATTCACAGATGAGGTCTACCAAAACGAAACCCGCTTCCCTGGTGGTGAATGGAAACCTGCCACTGAACCTTTTACTGACGTG AATGGAGAGAAGGCCCAGAAGCCTCAAGAATTTGAGTGTCCTCCAGGATGGATTTGGGAAGATGACTGGAATTTTGACAGCAACAGGGCAGTGGACGAGAAAG GATGGGAATATGGTGTCACCATTCCTCCTGATGATAAGCCCAGGTCCTGGGTTGCTGCTGAGAAAATGTACCACATCCATCGCAGGAAAAGACTGGTCCGACCACGCAGGAAGATATCAGACGCACCAACTACAGAG AAGAAAGACATTGGCGAAGGCTGGGAATACTCGTCTCTGATTGGGTGGAAGTTCCACAGGAAAGAGCGTTCCTCGGACACATTCCGCCGCAGGCGCTGGAGGAGGAAAATGGCACCAGCTGAACGTGTGGGCGCATCGGCCATCTTTAACCTGGAAGGGGCTTTG GGAATAGATGATGACGAAAAAGGCAGCAAAAAGGACACGACTAAACTCTTTGGTGCCAACACACCCACTGTGTTTTGCAGATTTGACA AGTCATTCATCTACCATCTCAGAGTCTATGTTTATCAAGCCAAGAATCTGTTGCCTATGGACAAAGACAGCTTTTCTG ATCCCTATGTGCATGTGTCATTCTTGCATGTCAGCAAGACAACAGAGATCATTAAGTCCAGTCTCAACCCCACATGGGACCAAACTCTTATTTTTGATGACATTGAAATCTACGGAGACCCTCGGACCATCGCTAATAACCCACCCAGTGTGGTTCTGGAAGTCTATGATAATGACCAAGTG GGGAAGGATGAGCCGATGGGCAGATGCACCTGTCTTCCAGTAGTGAAGCTGAATCCTGCCACCACATTAACCCCTAAACTCCTTTGGTTCCCCATCACCGTGAAGGGACGAAATGCAGGAGAAATGCTGGTAGCAGCAGAGCTCTTGCTTAAAGATAAG GCAAATGACGTTAACCTTCCCCTGGTCCCTCCTCGAAGAGGAGAGAATCTGTACATGGTTCCTCAGGGGATCAGGCCTGTGGTGCAGCTCACCGCAGTCGAG ATCCTGACCTGGGGTTTAAGAAACATGAAGGCATATCAGCTGGCTGCAGTGTCTTCCCCCAGTCTTATAGTTGAATGTGGAGGGCAGACCGTTCAGACTGCCATCATCAAAAACATCAAGAAAAATCCCAACTTCCCAAGCTCTATCCTGTTCCTCAAAGTG cttCTTCCTAAAGATGAGATATACACTCCCCCTATTGTGATCAAAGTTATTGACCACAGGCCCTTTGGTCGGAAACCAGTCGTTGGACAGTGTACTATAAATTCACTGGAAGAGTTCAGATGCGATCCTTATATAAGCACCGTCGAAGTGGCTATGTCTGCTAAGG TGGCCATGATGGCATCAGCTCCCAGAGATGTGGTCATTGACATGGGGGACAGAATGCCCAGCCCTTCTAAACAG GAAGAGGATACAGTGGACTGGTGGAGCAAATTCTATGCCTCCATTAACGAGAATGAAAAGTGCGGCCCTTATCTCCAGAAAGGATATGACACTTTAACAGTGA GTTTTAACACCGAGCTTGAGGCGGTCCCAGAATTCAGAGGGCTGACAGACTTCTGCACTACATTCAAGTTACAGCGTGGCAAAAccgaggatgaggaggaagaccCCTCTGTAGTGGGAGAGTTCAAG GGATCATTTCGAATGTATCCGTTATCAGATGACCCAAATGTCTCAGACCCACCTCGGCAGTTTAGGGAGCTTCCTGAGAGCTGTCCTCAAGAGTGCCTGGTCAGAATCCACATCATACGCTGCCTTGACCTGCAGCCCAAAGACAACAATGGCATG TGCGATCCCTACATAAAGATTTCTCTGGGGAAGAAAATTATTGATGACAGAGATCACTACAAACCAAATACTCTAAATCCAGAATTTGGAAG AGTGTTTGAACTGAGTGGCTACATTCCACAAGACAAGGACTTGAAGATTTCCATCTATGATTATGACCTGCTTAGCGCTGATGAGAAGGTTGGGGAAACAATTATAGACCTGGAGAATCGACTTCTTTCTCGGTTCGGTTCACATTGTGGAATCCCTAAATCATACTGTGT ATCTGGAGTGAACCAGTGGAGGGACCAGCTCAAACCATCACAGATCCTCCAGAATCTGGCCAGGATGAGAGGAATTCCTGCTCCTCAAATCGCAGATGATGGAAGTTTCCTGTCGTTTGGAGGACGAGACTACAGGCTAGATGAACTGG AGGCCAATAAAACCATCCATCCACATTTGGGCCCACCTAAGGAGCGAATCTGCTTGCATGTGTTAAGGAGGCAAGGCCTTGTCCCAGAGCATGTGGAGACCAGGACCCTTTACAGCACCTACCAGCCCACTCTCTCTCAG gGCAAAATCCAGATGTGGGTTGAAATATTCCCTAAAAGCCATGGTATTCCAGGACCCCTTTGTGACATCACTCCTCGCAAACCCAAGAA GTATTTCCTGCGAGTCATTGTTTGGAATACGACTGAAGTCATTCTGGATGAAACCAGCATCACAGGAGAAAACATGAGTGACATCTATGTGAAAGG GTGGATGCAAGGTATGGAGGAGGACAAGCAGAAAACTGATGTCCATTACAGGTCTCTTGATGGAGATGGAAATTTCAACTGGAGATTTGTTTTTGGCTTTGATTATTTGCCAGCAGAACAGTTGTGCATGGTGTCTAGAAAG GAACACTTCTGGAATCTAGACAAAACTGAGTTCAGGATTCCTCCTAAACTGATCATTCAGATCTGGGACAATGACAAATTCTCCTTGGATGATTACTTGG GCACGGTGGAGTTGGATATGCTTCACCTCATCCCTCCAGCTAAGACCGCGGAaaagtgctctttaagcatgctAACCCAAACAGGCAAAAACGTCACACCTACATCACTCTTCTCCCAGAAGTCAGTGAGAGGCTGGTGGCCTTGTGCCATGGAGGAAGATGGCAAAAGAATCCTGGCT GGTAAAGTGGAGATGACTCTGGAAGTGGTTGAAGAGAAGGAGGCAGAAGAGAGGCCAGCTGGGAAAGGAAGAGATGAACCCAACATGAACCCCAAACTAGATCCTCCCAA CCGTCCAGATACGTCCTTCCTTTGGTTCACAAATCCATGCAAGTCCATGAAATTCATTATATGGCGCAGATACAGATGTCTCTTCATTGGACTCATTGTTCTCATACTGGTGATCCTGTTTATTGGAATCTTCCTGTATTCCCTCCCT AACTATATTTCCATGAAAATCGTGAAGCCGTATTAA